The following proteins are co-located in the Pseudomonas fluorescens genome:
- a CDS encoding FecR family protein has translation MTFSANRLCRALPLLLILVIGATQASTVHRAAYIDDQSLCRAQPLPAVVQHLTGEAWKLDAKGKAQPLQEGMTIDEQEGVKTSTSAFVSLLFGDGSRVVLPSSSQVRVHLVDKQSIPQVILEQGQVETYVIKRASDYDRFQIRTPVGVLGVRGTHFRVRSDGEQSVLEVLNGQVAVNRKIKTTPVEGEVKVDARQGLLIKAQGELKPVNLLPAPELIGQDGQKGEAPIWSLYLRPLPGAQRYRAQVATDTAFLNIKQENFSSEPKMRFTGLKASFYHVRLSAYDADGLEGETGVYDIFYYPPAT, from the coding sequence ATGACCTTTTCTGCTAACCGATTATGCCGTGCCCTGCCCTTATTACTGATCTTGGTCATAGGCGCTACGCAGGCTTCTACGGTGCACCGCGCTGCCTACATCGACGATCAATCATTATGTCGTGCGCAACCGTTGCCGGCGGTTGTGCAGCATCTGACCGGGGAAGCCTGGAAGCTCGATGCCAAGGGTAAAGCGCAGCCGCTGCAGGAAGGCATGACCATTGATGAGCAAGAAGGCGTTAAGACATCGACATCGGCGTTTGTCAGCCTTCTGTTCGGGGACGGCTCCAGAGTGGTGCTGCCCTCCAGCTCGCAAGTGCGAGTGCACTTGGTAGATAAACAGTCGATTCCCCAAGTCATTCTGGAGCAAGGCCAAGTCGAGACGTATGTGATCAAGCGGGCCAGTGACTATGATCGCTTCCAGATACGGACACCGGTGGGCGTCCTGGGCGTGCGAGGTACACACTTTCGCGTTCGCAGCGACGGCGAGCAATCGGTTCTGGAAGTGCTCAATGGACAGGTGGCGGTCAATCGCAAAATCAAAACCACGCCTGTCGAAGGTGAGGTCAAGGTGGACGCGCGACAAGGTTTGCTGATCAAAGCACAAGGTGAACTCAAGCCAGTGAACCTTCTCCCTGCGCCTGAGTTGATTGGTCAGGATGGCCAGAAAGGCGAGGCACCAATCTGGAGTTTGTACCTGCGGCCATTACCCGGCGCACAGCGTTATCGCGCGCAAGTTGCTACCGACACGGCCTTCTTGAACATCAAGCAGGAAAACTTTTCCAGTGAGCCGAAAATGCGCTTCACTGGGCTCAAAGCATCGTTTTATCACGTGCGCCTGTCGGCCTATGACGCGGACGGCCTGGAGGGGGAAACCGGGGTCTATGACATCTTCTACTACCCACCTGCAACCTAG
- a CDS encoding CHASE2 domain-containing protein, translating to MMFLHKAEKRQPTHAQRLFHGLVREWLWIGLLLLPITAYLSLSPGLALNNPLYDSLRRLAPLPVDPRILLVTIDDQSLKELGRWPWPRNLHADLIDRLSAAQPSAILFDVIFNEPGVPANDQRLAAAVCRAGNVVLPLLREEVTSYSQPDAKMLPLLDCAKGLGHINVEADSDGIVRSLFLREGPPDNMAPQLAWMAYTASGQVSEMPGKPLQPISQYWHRENAIRIPFVDASAHFPSVSYASVLRGEVPPERLRGRLILVGSTASGMGDRFVTPLSSTVGTTAGVEIQANVLNGLLLGRSLVDLPGGLSALMATALVALLLGLLLYRPRYALWMTLGCMTTALLGAWVLLRLDYWWSPAACLIGLLLSYLIWNWRRLSVILAYFGWELARLDNEPKVLPERRRAPASKGDVLQARIFALEQAVSRTRDTRRFMADGLECLPVATLITDPKGNILLANRIAREVFGNDLVSENLLEQLADLGYPPLHNGVRPALSVLELVEFRDIHQRSLRMELAPLLPAEGDVALGWLLSLTDLSKEREAQLHRETMLRFLSHDLRAPHSAILAMLDVHNGESPIFSQIEQQVKRALSLTESFVQLAKAEADGYHFHPSLFAMLVMDAFDQVSVIAQLKGIHLVHDLDEADESMISADQSLLTRALFNMLENAIKYSPSGTTVTLSHGCTQGWLECSISDQGPGIAPEDLPELFSQYRRFDSAQGVEGLGLGLTMVKAVVERHGGRITCESELGKGSTFSLQLPLLDE from the coding sequence ATGATGTTTTTGCACAAGGCCGAGAAACGCCAACCCACCCACGCCCAACGTTTATTCCATGGGTTGGTTCGCGAGTGGTTGTGGATAGGGCTGCTGTTGTTACCTATCACTGCTTACCTATCGTTGAGCCCGGGCTTGGCGTTGAACAACCCGTTGTACGACAGCCTTCGACGTCTGGCGCCACTGCCAGTCGATCCACGTATCTTGCTGGTGACCATCGACGACCAAAGTTTGAAAGAGCTGGGACGCTGGCCCTGGCCGCGCAATTTGCACGCGGACCTGATTGATCGCCTGAGTGCTGCGCAACCGTCAGCCATCCTGTTCGATGTGATTTTCAATGAGCCCGGTGTACCCGCCAACGACCAACGCCTCGCAGCAGCCGTGTGTCGTGCCGGCAATGTTGTGTTGCCGCTGCTGCGTGAAGAAGTCACCAGCTACAGCCAACCGGACGCGAAAATGTTGCCGTTGCTCGATTGCGCGAAAGGCCTTGGGCATATCAATGTCGAAGCGGACAGCGACGGCATAGTCCGCAGCTTGTTTTTGCGCGAAGGCCCGCCCGATAACATGGCGCCGCAACTGGCATGGATGGCCTACACGGCGAGCGGACAAGTCTCTGAAATGCCTGGAAAGCCCCTGCAGCCGATCAGCCAGTATTGGCACCGGGAGAATGCCATTCGTATTCCTTTCGTCGATGCCAGTGCCCACTTTCCCAGTGTGTCCTACGCCAGCGTATTACGCGGTGAAGTGCCTCCAGAGCGCCTGCGCGGTCGCCTTATCCTGGTGGGCTCCACCGCATCCGGTATGGGTGATCGCTTCGTTACGCCGCTCTCCTCTACGGTCGGCACGACGGCCGGCGTTGAGATCCAGGCCAACGTCCTGAATGGTCTCTTGCTAGGGCGCAGCCTCGTTGACCTTCCTGGCGGGTTGTCGGCACTCATGGCGACAGCGTTGGTTGCCCTGCTGCTGGGCCTGTTGTTATACCGTCCCCGCTATGCGCTGTGGATGACCCTGGGGTGCATGACGACGGCGTTGCTTGGCGCGTGGGTGTTGTTGCGCCTGGACTACTGGTGGTCGCCTGCTGCGTGTTTGATTGGGTTGCTGCTCAGCTACCTGATCTGGAATTGGCGCCGCCTCAGCGTGATCCTTGCCTACTTCGGCTGGGAGCTCGCGCGGTTGGATAACGAACCCAAGGTGCTCCCTGAACGTCGCCGTGCGCCCGCCAGTAAGGGTGATGTATTGCAAGCGCGGATCTTTGCCCTGGAACAAGCGGTAAGCCGTACACGCGACACCCGACGGTTTATGGCGGACGGTTTGGAATGCTTGCCGGTGGCAACCCTGATCACAGACCCAAAAGGCAACATCCTGCTGGCTAACCGAATTGCGCGTGAGGTGTTCGGTAATGACCTGGTGAGTGAAAACCTGCTCGAGCAACTGGCCGACCTCGGCTATCCACCGCTGCACAATGGCGTGCGCCCTGCCCTGTCAGTGTTGGAACTCGTAGAGTTCCGTGACATCCACCAACGCAGCCTGCGCATGGAACTCGCGCCGTTGCTGCCGGCAGAAGGCGACGTTGCCCTCGGCTGGCTGCTGAGCCTGACGGACCTGAGCAAGGAGCGTGAAGCCCAATTGCACCGCGAGACGATGCTGCGCTTCCTTTCCCACGACCTGCGTGCGCCACACTCGGCGATCCTGGCGATGCTGGATGTGCACAACGGTGAGTCCCCGATCTTTTCCCAGATCGAACAACAGGTGAAGCGCGCCTTGAGCCTCACCGAGTCTTTCGTGCAGTTGGCCAAAGCCGAAGCTGACGGCTACCACTTCCATCCCTCACTGTTTGCCATGCTGGTAATGGATGCTTTTGATCAGGTGTCGGTGATTGCGCAGCTCAAGGGCATTCACTTGGTGCACGACCTGGACGAGGCAGATGAGAGCATGATCTCAGCCGATCAATCACTGCTGACTCGGGCGCTGTTTAACATGCTGGAGAACGCTATTAAATACTCCCCATCCGGCACCACCGTGACGTTGAGCCATGGCTGTACGCAAGGGTGGCTGGAATGCAGCATCAGCGATCAGGGACCTGGTATTGCGCCAGAAGACTTGCCCGAACTCTTTAGCCAGTATCGACGCTTCGACTCGGCCCAAGGCGTTGAGGGGCTGGGGTTGGGATTGACCATGGTCAAGGCCGTGGTGGAGCGTCATGGTGGCCGCATCACGTGTGAAAGCGAGCTGGGTAAAGGCTCAACCTTCAGCCTGCAACTGCCGCTGCTTGACGAGTGA
- a CDS encoding lysophospholipid acyltransferase family protein produces the protein MSILQAIRTFFFYLLLGTSSFLWCTLSFFIAPFLPFKARYRFINVYWCRCALWLSKVFLGIRYEIKGAENVPDQPCVILSNHQSTWETFFLSAYFSPLSQVLKRELLYVPFFGWAMAMLRPIAIDRDNPKAALKHVAKKGDELLKDGVWVLIFPEGTRVPYGTVGKFSRGGTALAVNANLPVLPIAHNAGKFWPKTGWAKRAGTITVVIGEPMYAEGEGPRAIAALNDRAAAWNEAQQRAMGSLPAQAAVVETPEV, from the coding sequence ATGTCGATTTTGCAGGCCATCAGAACCTTCTTCTTTTACCTGCTGTTGGGCACCAGTTCGTTTCTTTGGTGCACCCTGAGCTTTTTTATCGCGCCATTCCTGCCGTTCAAGGCGCGCTATCGTTTTATCAACGTTTATTGGTGCCGCTGCGCGTTGTGGTTGTCCAAGGTGTTTTTGGGTATTCGCTACGAGATTAAAGGCGCTGAAAACGTCCCGGACCAGCCCTGCGTGATTCTGTCGAACCACCAGAGCACCTGGGAAACCTTTTTCCTTTCGGCGTACTTCTCGCCCCTGAGCCAGGTGCTCAAGCGTGAGCTGCTGTACGTGCCGTTCTTCGGCTGGGCGATGGCCATGTTGCGTCCGATCGCGATCGACCGTGACAACCCGAAGGCTGCACTCAAGCACGTAGCCAAGAAGGGTGACGAGCTGCTCAAGGATGGCGTTTGGGTGCTGATTTTCCCGGAAGGTACCCGGGTGCCGTATGGCACTGTGGGCAAGTTTTCGCGAGGCGGCACCGCGTTGGCGGTCAATGCCAACCTGCCGGTGTTGCCGATTGCACATAATGCCGGCAAGTTCTGGCCGAAGACCGGTTGGGCCAAACGTGCAGGCACCATCACCGTGGTGATCGGCGAGCCGATGTACGCCGAAGGTGAAGGCCCACGTGCCATTGCCGCGCTGAACGACCGTGCCGCCGCATGGAATGAAGCGCAGCAGCGGGCTATGGGTTCGTTGCCTGCACAGGCTGCCGTGGTTGAAACACCTGAGGTTTGA
- the gmhB gene encoding D-glycero-beta-D-manno-heptose 1,7-bisphosphate 7-phosphatase, translated as MMLKLLILDRDGVINYDSDAYIKSVAEWIPLPGSIEAIAQLSKAGWTVAIATNQSGIARGYYDIATLDAMHARLRSLVAAQGGEVGLVVYCPHGPDEGCECRKPKPGMLKTIAEHYNVPLAGLWFVGDSLGDLEAAKAVDSQPVLVKTGKGEKTQAKNLPVGTLIFDDLAAVAAELINN; from the coding sequence ATCATGTTGAAACTGCTGATTCTCGATCGGGACGGAGTGATCAATTACGACTCCGACGCTTACATCAAGTCGGTGGCGGAATGGATTCCACTGCCGGGCTCGATCGAGGCCATCGCGCAGTTGAGCAAAGCCGGCTGGACGGTGGCCATCGCCACCAACCAGTCCGGCATCGCCCGCGGTTACTACGACATTGCCACCCTGGACGCCATGCACGCGCGCTTGCGCAGCTTAGTGGCGGCGCAGGGCGGTGAGGTGGGGCTGGTGGTGTACTGCCCCCACGGGCCGGATGAGGGCTGCGAATGCCGCAAACCCAAACCAGGCATGTTGAAAACCATTGCAGAACATTACAACGTGCCCCTGGCTGGGCTATGGTTCGTCGGGGACAGCCTCGGTGACCTGGAGGCTGCCAAAGCCGTCGACTCTCAGCCAGTTTTGGTTAAAACCGGGAAAGGCGAAAAGACCCAGGCGAAAAACCTGCCGGTAGGCACCTTGATTTTTGACGATCTGGCGGCCGTTGCCGCAGAACTTATCAACAACTAG